The genomic region acaaGGGGGCTGTTCGCGCAGCTTAACCTCCGAAACCGTACAGGGTGCGTCCCTGGCGTTTCAGGGCGTACACGACGTCCATGGCGGTGACGGTCTTGCGCTTGGCGTGCTCGGTGTACGTCACGGCATCACGGATCACGTTCTCGAGGAACACTTTCAGCACACCGCGAGTTTCTTCGTAGATCAGGCCGGAAATACGCTTCACACCGCCACGGCGAGCCAGACGGCGGATGGCCGGTTTCGTGATTCCCTGGATGTTATCACGCAGCACTTTGCGATGACGCTTGGCACCTCCTTTGCCCAGTCCCTTGCCTCCTTTTCCGCGGCCGgtcatgatgatgctgctttaCACAATTGGTTGTTGTTGACACGATGCAAACTGAACGAACGGTTTCGACGAACTGCGATGGTTTCGGCAGTGAAACACGGTTTTTATTGACCCGACCCGCCCGATCGTGAGCACCCGAAGAGGGACCCGAAACTATATAAACGCGGTTTCACGGCGCGGTTCGGCCCCCCAATGCCCGATACTCGATTCGCACTCAGACTGCAGACGGAGTGACACATAGTAAGAAACACAGTGTTAGTGATTGAAGcggttttttcctttcggcgTTATGCCGAAGGACAAGAGTGACGATAAGAAGAAGAGAACGATGCGCTCGGGCTCTAGTGGAAGTGAGAGAAGCGAGAGGAAAAAAGTATGCGGTTCGGGTGCGTTGCCGCCACCCGATGTTAACATGTCTGCCTGCAGTGGTAGTGAGGTAGACCACTCGTCTGACGAAGACCCGGAGGGCTTCCGCACCGTGCGTACGAGAGCCAGACGGAGCACGACAGAGAAAGGTGCAAATAATGCGCCCAAAACAACTGCACCAGGGCGTTCAGCAGGGCTTCCGCCAAACAATCGCCGTCCACCGCCAGTGGTAGTCCAGAACGTGGCCTATCCCGTTCTGCGCTCCAAACTACTGGCAAAAAACATCAAAGCCGAGTTCCAGTTTGGCAGCACAGGCACGAAACTCTTCGTGCAGACCAGAGAGGAGCACACTGCTCTCACGAAGCTTCTGGAGCAAGAGAAGGCTGAATACTTCACGCACGATCTGCGCGATGATAGACCATACAAGGTCGTCATCCGAGGACTCCCACTAATGGATACTGAGGAAATCCGGGATGAGCTCCGGTCAACCCATGCCCTAGAGGTAGAAGAAGTATTCCGTATGAAGAGAAAGGACGAGGAGACGGTGGCCTACCACAGCCAGCTCTACGTGGTTCATTTGAAACGTGCTTCTTGCacattacaaacattaaaatcgGTGCGAGCGATTCTTTCAGTCCGCATTAGGTGGGAGTCCTACCGTGGGGGCCAGCGAGGACCCACTCAATGCCATCGATGCCAAGCATTTGGCCACGGCTCGCGAAATTGCCACCTGCAGCCGAAATGCGAGAGCTGCTCCCTTTCGCATTTTACGGCCAACTGCGTCAAACCAGAACCACCCAAGTGCGCAAACTGCGGCGGCCCTCATCGCGCAAATGACCGCGAGTGCCCAAAAAGGGATGAGTTCAAGAATATTCAAATGCGTGCCCAAGGCAAAggccaaaaaatgaaaaaagcgcTCAAACAACCATCATCCGGGCTGAGCGATCGGCTGAAGAATGTGCAGGAAAATTTTCCGGACCTGCCAAACAATAAGAAACATCAGCCAGCCCTAAACGAGGTGGCCGCAGACGTACATCACCTGAAGCTGCAAGCAAAGGAAGCATCATACGCCGCCAAGGCTAAAATGGCAAACAATGAAAACGATCTCCTAGATGCGGCAACTCTCATGGAGATTTTCAATGAGATGATGGCTACCGTGCGTTCCTGCCAGTCTAAACAGGAGCAGCTCACTCGACTGACAAAGCTAGTCCTTCGATATGCCTAGTTTGAGAGTGGCTACCTGGAACGCTTGTTCTGTCAGgaacaaacaaattccacTGAACGACTTCCTGAATCGTCAAAACATCGACGTTGCGCTAATAGTTGAGACGCATCTTAAACCAGAGCTGAGCTTCTATTTGGACAACTATAAAGTACATCGGCTGGATCGAATTAACTCTCGCGGAGGTGGTGTTGCGATCGCTGTTCGACGTGGCATCAGGCACCAATTGCTACCACACTTCAACACCACCATCATTGAAGCAGTTGGCGTTAGGATCAGTACCAGCTCGGGAGCCCTTCACATCGTATCCGCGTACTGTCCTCGACAATGCTCTGGTACACTTGAAGCAGCTTTTCGCCAAGATCTAAACATCATCGCCTGCAACAACTTCCGCACGGTTGTTGGAGGGGACCTAAACGCCCGTCATCGTTTGTGGGGAAATATGCGGCAGAATAGAAACGGAAACATCCTGGCTGAGGTCGCCCAGCATGGACATTTCATCGTCGAGTTTCCAGATGCTCCCACCGCCATTCCCAACCATGGATCCCCTTCAGTTATCGATCTGTTTCTCACCAACCTGCAGATCACCAAACCCTCCACCCTGGAtgagctaaattcggaccactTCCCGGTCTTAACGCACGTTCAGCTCAACGCCATCAGAGCTCCGCCGGTAACAAGGAAAAATTACCACTGCGTTGACTGGGACCACTTTGGAAGACTGGTTGACCAGCAAATCACCACCACCGAGATTGCACCGTCACCAGCTTCCATTGAGGCAGCTGTAACCATCGTGGAGGAGGCTATTCGCGCGGCAGAGGCGGAGTGTGTCCCAGTGGTGTCCACACGAGGGCAGGTGATTGTCCTAGACGACCATACTCGGCAGCTTATCTCGCGGCGAAACATGATGAGGCGGCAATACCAGCGCACCGGGGATCAGCTCTGTAAACAGCAGGCAGCACAACTTTCCCGCATTATCCAGCATCGGGTGGAGATTATTAGAAATAACAACTTTGAGCGCATGGTCCAGCGACTCCATCCAGGTACCAACGCTTTCTGGAAAGTGGCAAAGACGCTTCGTACAAAACCCCGGCCGATACCACCTCTAGTTGCAGCCGACAACACAGTGCTTCTTACTCCAGCGGAGAAGACTGGTGCCCTCGCACAACACTTCGCGGATGCTCACCGAATTGGCCTTGCTCTGTCCAGCCCTCATGAGGTAGAGGTGGCCTCATCAGTGGCCAGAGTGAACTCCCTACAACCAACCCTGCCTCCAGAGGATCGCACCACCGTCGGAGAGGTGAGTCATGCTCTGAAGATGATGCGGAATATGAAAGCCCCTGGCTTTGATGGGATTCTTAGCATCCTTCTAAAGCATCTCCCACTCCGAGCCCTCACCCTCCTGACGAACATTCTTAACTGCTGCCTAGAACTGCAATACTATCCGCAGACTTGGAAGACGGCAAAGGTGGTTCCGATATTAAAACCAGGCAAGGACCCAACGAGGTCTTCCAGTTATCGCCCTATCAGCCTGCTGAGCAcgcttggaaaacttttcgagAGACTCATAAGTTGGAGACTTCGGGATGCGATGGAAGATCTGCAGATATTGCCTCCTGAGCAGTTTGGCTTCCGTGCAGGACACGCAACAACACATCAACTCCTGAGGCTGAAAATAAGCATCGAAAAGAACAAGAGGGTCGGAAAGTCCACTGCGGTCGTCATGCTTGATGTGGAGAAGGCTTTCGACAGTGTGTGGCATGACGGGCTTGTCCACAAAATGCACTCCTTCCGGCTTCCTCCATATCTTGTGAAGCTGGTCAGCAACTACCTGCGGCAACGAACCTTCCGGGTGTCCCTGGGATCAGTGTCATCCAGCCCAACCAACATCGCGGCAGGCGTCCCACAGGGCAGCATCCTGGGCcccttgttgtacactctgtTTACGGCGGATCTTCCAGAGTTGCCAAGGGGTTCGGAAATATACTTGTATGCTGATGACACTGCCATCACCACCAAGGGTCGCACTCCAGCAGAGTTGAGGAACAGCGGTCAACGGGCTCTCGACGTCTTCCAGCAATACGCCGCCAGCTGGAAGATAAAGCTGAACCAAGAGAAGACGCAAGCGATGGTCATCCCGTATCGACTAAGGAAAAACCTGCTGCAACCTCCGGAGCAATCCCGTCTCAAAGTGGGTTCAACACCAGTGCCATGGCAGCAGTCGGTTCGGTACCTAGGCGTCACGATCGACAATCGGCTTCTGTTCCACCACCACACGCGCTATCTTGCAGACCGCATTGCTGTTTTACTTAAGCTGCTGTACCCGCTCGTAAAACGGCAATCTACCCTTCATAAAAAGAACAAGATTGCGGTgttcaaacaaattgttctGCCTGCGGCCACATATGCCATCCCAGTTTGGAGCTCCTGTGCCGCCACTAATCTGAAACGCGTACAAACGGCACTGAATAGATTTCTTGTACTAATATTAAATGCTCCTCCTAGAACGCGTCTAGAGGAGCTTTATAATGTAGCAGACACGAAAGCGCTAGACGTAATAGCATTTGAAGCAACGGATCGACTGAGATCCGCCATGCAAGCCTCACCCCATGAACTGATTAGAGGCTTGGTGTAAATAGTAGGTTAATAATAGGTTAATATTAGGTTAGGAGTAGGTTAAGGTTAATACTCTCATCGCCGTTGGCACAAAACcacacatttaaaacaaatcaaactgcCTCCATGGCAATACTAATGTAAACAGCGTATGAAAAGCGTGCGATCGCTAAATCTCGCAAAAACGATCTCGGAATTAGTACAAATAAACGAAAtgaatttatcatcatcatcatcgcggtTCGGCCCAGTTTTGTATTACCACCACAAGTGAACAGACCCGTGTCGAACCCGATCAacgtcaacagcatcaacaacatcaactacGATGGCACGTACCAAGCAAACTGCCCGTAAGTCCACCGGAGGAAAGGCGCCGCGCAAGCAGCTGGCCACCAAGGCGGCCCGCAAGAGTGCTCCGGCTACCGGAGGAGTGAAGAAGCCGCATCGCTACCGGCCGGGAACGGTGGCTCTGCGTGAAATCCGTCGCTACCAGAAGTCGACCGAGCTGCTGATCCGCAAGTTGCCCTTCCAGCGATTGGTGCGTGAAATCGCACAGGACTTCAAGACGGATCTGCGTTTCCAGAGCTCGGCCGTGATGGCGCTGCAGGAAGCGAGTGAAGCGTATCTGGTCGGTCTGTTCGAGGACACGAATCTGTGTGCCATCCACGCGAAGCGCGTCACCATCATGCCGAAAGACATCCAGCTTGCTCGTCGTATCCGTGGTGAACGTGCCTAAGTGACaacggttcgtttcgtttcgttttcaaccaaacccaaacggtccttttcaggaccaccaaCCCGTTACCGAAAGGAGGATTATTTCGTACCCGTCCCGTCGTCCCCACGCTATATcgatatatataatatatttatatatctatgatgatgatgatgatgaagaagaagatgatgatgataaatggtGAACCCCTGTCTGATACATATGGGGTATGAGatgcaatcaaaacaatacaaaCCATATATAATgatatatattattatatataatataataatctatgatgatgatgatgatgatgaagaagaagaagaagaagatgacgataaataaaaacaaaacctaacaTATGACGATAGAAATGCAAACCATAACCTAGCCGTGACACAAACCATAACATAATACATATGCTAACGTCTACAAACCACCAGGCAACCCCATCCGTTTTCGGCGATTTTAAGTTAGTGAGCAATTACATGCGGTGGGTTTAGCGAGTTGTTAAAGAGAATCTGTTCCATATTGAACCAAGTTGAACATATATGTAttggacgagaaaaaaaatgacacatTGCTTTGCCTTTGGCTGTGCCATAACCATAGAAACCATAACATTTAAGTGCTTTAAATGTTAGTAACCGTtaggttttttcttaaaaccactgtttaaaatgttcattcaATTCATTTACGCGCGCTTGTGTTACGCGCGGCTATGTGTGcgccaaaacacaacgaagtGGTGATGTTAAACTAGAAAACGGTTCGGCAcactttttattctgtttcttcaacgcacaacacaaacacattattatttttcgatcttcgtcggtttctttctttctcttcgatgaacggaatggaatggaatgaaatgattcttgtttggaaaacattttgtggtcctgaaaaggaccgttgtTATGCGACGAGTTGGTGTGGTTTGCGACGACCACGGACGAACAGCTTACTTCGAGCTGGTGTACTTGGTGACGGCCTTCGTGCCCTCGGACACGGCGTGCTTGGCCAGCTCACCAGGAAGCAGCAGACGGACGGCGGTCTGGATTTCGCGTGACGTGATCGTCGAACGCTTGTTGTAGTGCGCCAGCCGGGACGCTTCGGCGGCGATGCGCTCGAAGATGTCGTTCACGAAGCTGTTCATGATGCTCATCGCCTTCGACGAGATGCCAGTGTCCGGATGGACTTGCTTCAGCACCTTGTAGATGTAGATGGCGTAGCTTTCCTTGCGGGTcttgcgcttcttcttcttgtccgaCTTGGAGATATTTTTCTGGGCCTTGCCAGACTTCTTCGCTGCCTTTCCGCtggttttcggtgccattgCGATTGTTTAACGTGCGTGAAACGTGTTTCCTCGTTGAGCGtcacttcaattttttttttttttttttttttttaattttagagattttGACCTATTCGGTCATTCATCTCTCTTGTCTTTAATCTTTTTGCTTTATAGTTTTAAACTAAATTGTTtatgttgatgtttgtttgtttgtttgtttgtttgtttgattttttttttttttttttttttttttttttttttttttttttttttttttttcctttttaaatcTTGTTGTATAAATTTGTAGAATAGAGGAAGTTTAgcagtttggtttggttggttgggttATTTGAGAGAATATTTGCTATATCGTGTCCGATGTCCCATTGTGCTCTTTCATCGGAGTACCCAAAACAGTCAGCGAGCAGGTGTTTAACGGTTATTGTCACTCCACAATATTGGCAGAGTGGAGGTGAAGATCTATCGCAAAGGTAGCTGTGTGTGATGTTAGTGTGGCCGATGCGGAGTCTGGATAATACTTGTTGGTCTCTTGCGTTGGgtaaatctttccattttattgtGCTGGGTTTGATGCTGCGTAAAAACCGGGTGTTGATATCGTACCATGTCTTCTGCCATTGGTCGGCAATCAGTTTCTTTACCCATCTAAGAGCGTCGGCTTTAGAAATCGAACCACTAACTGTATCTGGTAGAAGTCGCGCCTCATTTGCCAATCGGTCTgctgtttcatttcctttgatCCCTGTATGGCTAGGAATCCAGCAATACGTAATTCTTTTTCCTTGCCGAAGCTCATCTAATTGTTGGATGTGTGGGTCAATAAGGTTTCCAGTTTCTAAAGCGGACAATACGCTGGCGCTGTCGCTGAAGATGATATTGGGTTTTTGAATAGTGGTTGCTTCTTCAGTTGCGATACATAAGGCTATTGCTTCTGCTGCGAAAATTGAGGTGTGTTGTGGTAGTTTTATAGAACAGCTGTCTATTGCTGAGTAAATGCCACATCCGGCATTATCCTGTAGAACTGAACCATCGGTGTAGATGTGAGTGTGATTTCGGTATCTTCGTTGTATTAGCCAGTGATGGTGTTGGATTGCTATTTCACTATTGCATCCGGCTTTAATTTTATCTTTGATGGACCAGTCTATGTTCGGAGGTGGTGTGTTCCATGGTCGAGAGTTGTTTCTGCAAAGCTTGGTGATGTGTGGAATGGATTGTCCGACAAGTGCCGTTAATGCTTCGTTAGCTCTTCTTATGAGGTTTTCTGCTTCAATGCCTCTTTCCAGTTGACGGACAGCTGCTGCTACTATTTTGTTGGTAATGATatgggaaaaaggaagaagacCGGATTCGGAGAGGATGCTTTGGATGGgacttgttttgaaaacaccTGAACAGAGTCGTATTGCTGTATTATACAAAGgagtaattaatttttcaaatcgttCTCTCTCCAGACTAACGAACTCAACACCATATAATAGTTTGGGAACAAGCCATGAGTTCAAGATTTGAAACATGGTAGAACGGGTAGCCCTATGCTTACCGCATCCTAACAATCTGAACAAGTTTAACCTCGTTTTGGAACTATTTTTGATATGTATACTGTGTTTGAAAAAGTTAAGATTGGAGTCAACAATGATTCCGAGTATTTTTGCGGATCTAACGTTTGGAATATTGCAGTTGTTGAATTTAATGAGATTTAAACGCTGCCTGAAAACTGTGTTTGGAGCCCAAATACGAagaattttgcatttttcgggAGCTACCTCGAAGCCCGTCCAGCGACACCATTGTTGGACCTTGTCCATGCTGgcttggaggttttttctgGTCTGTGTGGAGGTGTGTGCAGATGTGGTGAGAATCACATCATCAGCATAGAGGAAAAGCCGAGTGTGATCTGGTATGGACAGAATAAGTGATTCGATGCTGACAAGGAAGAGTGTTGGCGAGAGAATTGCACCTTGAGGAACCCCGTTTTCCAGAATATAACTGTCTGAGCAATCAGCTCCTACAGTCACCTGAAAACTTCTGTTAGATAAGAAATCTTTAATGAAGGCCGTCAGTCTACCCCCAAAGCCCCAACGGGCAAATTGGTCAAGTATCCCTTGGCGCCAGGTTCGGTCGAAGGCTTTCGATAAATCGACTATTGCACAATCTACAGGAAAGTTTAATGCTCTTCTATCTGTGATAAATTGCTCGAAAGTGGCAAAGTACGTTTCCGTGCCTCTGCCACTTCGAAA from Anopheles coustani chromosome 3, idAnoCousDA_361_x.2, whole genome shotgun sequence harbors:
- the LOC131258957 gene encoding histone H4: MTGRGKGGKGLGKGGAKRHRKVLRDNIQGITKPAIRRLARRGGVKRISGLIYEETRGVLKVFLENVIRDAVTYTEHAKRKTVTAMDVVYALKRQGRTLYGFGG